In Tachyglossus aculeatus isolate mTacAcu1 chromosome 25, mTacAcu1.pri, whole genome shotgun sequence, the sequence ttgtcctctctcaagtgctcagcgcagtgctctaaacgcagtagactgtaaactccttgagcacaAAGGTTGGGTCTACCAgcttcactgtcctctcccaagtgctcggtgctTAAATACTTTCGATGAATGAATCGCACCCCTGTTGTGTAAAGGGCAGCTGgttctctttttagactgtgagcccactgttgggtagggaccgtctctatattttgccaacttgtccttcccaagcgcttcgtacagtgctctgcacacagtaagcgctcaataaatacgattgatgatgatgatggttctcaACATTTTCCTTCATTCAGGTCAGAGCCTGGACTCCTCAcagctgaaggggatgatggaGGAAGAGCAAGCCCCCATAATAGGAGAAgcggtggggcttagtggaaaagggaTGGGCCTAAGAGGCAGAGGACCCGGCTTCCCATCTGCCTTCCGggatcttgggtgagtcgcttctctgccttagtggatagagaattgacttgggagtcagaaggtcatgggttctaatcccggctccaccgcttgtctgctgtgtgaccttaggcaagtcgcttcacttctctgggcctcggttccctcatctgtaatatggggactgagactctgagccccacgtgggacggggactgtgtccgacccaatttgcttggatccaccccagcgcttagtacggtgcctggcacacagtaagcgcttaacaaataccataattattattattattattctctgtgccccagtttcttcaatgctttttttaaaaaattttttaatttatgagtccggcatggggctcaaggtccaagttgggtagggactgtctctatatgttgccaacttgtacttcccaagcgcttagtacagtgctctgcacacagtaagcgctcaataaatacgattgatcgattgattgagaacaggtattttatccccattttacagttaaggaaactgaggcccagagatgtgaagtgacttgcccaaggtcacacagcaagcaattagcggagctgggattagaacccaggtccttcagattcccaggcccatgttctttctactaggccactctgcttcccctttctACTTAAAGTGTGTGATCCtcgtgtggaacaaggactgcgacctgattaactcatctccaccccagtgcttacaacggcgcttgacacacagtaagtgcttaacaaatgccattatttaataATTGTCAGCAAGACCCCGTAAGAGTCACTTGGGTGAAAGGTCCCGGGTGCAGAGGTCGTTGTCAGCTGAGGCCCACCCAGGGtcagccccttcccagcccccgggCAGCCCCCGGACCCCGGCCGGGCAGGTTCCAGCCACCCCTGGCAGCCACCGCAATTGCCGCGGCATAAGTGTCGGGCTGAGGACGGTGCCCCTGGGCTGGGGTTTCGCAGGAGGGGCTCACCCGAGTTCATGCGGGGGGCTCACGTGGGGGCCGGGTCCGATCGGATGGcccgcttccccctcccagcacagagtgagcactgaaTCGGTCGTCGCCACTCAGTAACGACCAGTAAGGACGTCCAAGCCTGCTGGGGGCCTCTCTGGCCTCCCCCGGAGTGGGGAAGCCGGAGCTTGGTCCCAAGCCGGGagcccgcccggcccggcccggcccggcccggctggCCGACGGTGACGCGGCTCGGCTTACCTCATGGCGGGCATGCTAATTGAGTGCTGGATGGAGCGGATACTGGGGCGCAGCGTGAAGGAAAGACAGAAACGCCATTAGCTCGGCACTAGACtagaaactcctggagggcaggggttgCATCTGCCAGATCTAACGCATTAACTTATCgtcccaagcgctcggtagagTGTGCtgtggacagtaagtgctcaataaataccactgatcgacggAGGCAACGTAAAACCCTGCCTGTTGTCCTGTTTCACCAGAAACGCGGGCCGGTCAGAGGGAAAGGCCACGCTGATCCCAGGGCCGCCATCCCAGGCCCCCATCGGGCTGCAGTCTGATTGCCCCCCCCACCAGGGCCGGGAACTGACTCCCCATCGAGTGATGCCAAGTCAGACGGCACCAGATCGGCACAGAGGAGCACAAGGCGAGCCGGCTGGGGACTTGGGGCCGGTTGCTTCCCGGGAAACCGCTTCGACGACCCCTCGTCCTGCCCGCCCCGAGATCCAGCtctcacccccttccctgccacgACCCGCTAAACCTAACAAGGTAGGAAACCGCCCCTTCCCAGACAACCTCCAATGCCCCGGGACCTTTCCCATCCCATCTGAACCACCCACTTACCTGGGGATGGGTAAACCTGGGAGGGTCGGGGACCCCGGGTCGGGGACCCCATTCAACCCCTTGGACCCTCCCTGCCTGTCCCTGGGGGCCGGGGCCTCCCGCCTGCCGGACTGTGCCTTTgagtcacccctctcctccccacccacgaCCCCAAGGGACGCAGAGCGGAGCAAACCATCAGAGCGCTGCCGGGGGCCAGGCGGAGCGGGGGAGCGGCCGGTGCAGCGGGCCGTCCGGCACCGCCCCGGCCAACGGGGATAAGCCCGGTCCCTCCGACGGACCGGGGCTGGGCTCCAGCACCGGCTCGGCTCCGACAGCGTCGGTTGGAGCTCTCTGGGGGCGGGGAAGCCTAGAGCCCTCCCTCGGGCCCTGCCGCCCACCCGCCCGGCTCCGCTTACCTAAAGGACGGTGCCAAGGCCTGTGCCCTGCACGGAACCAGCGGAAGCatcaggagagaaaggaggaagctgAGGTGACCGGCTGTGGCCCCACATCCCCACAGCCCGGCCCAGGAAGGTCTTGCGCCACGAGACGTGAGAATGGGCGCAGGGGCGCCTCACCCTCTCAGGGCACCCCAAGGCGCAGGCCTTCAAACCCACTCCCCAAGAGATATCAGCCATAGAGATACACAGCTCCCGCTCCCTGCCACACACACGGACACCAGGAGACGCGGCGAACACTCGTGCGCACTGATCACGGCCTGAAGCACCCAGCCAAGCTCCCAGGGTGGACGGCAGGGCCACGCAAGGGGGTGGGCAGTGAGGCGGACGGTGAGGGTCAGGATGGTAGGGTGGATGATGAGATGGACGGCGAGGGCCCCGGGCAAGGGTGATGGGGACGGCTCAAAGGCAGAGGGGAGATGCCAACTGCCTGTAATGGAAGGACACTGAGCACTGGCGGCCTTCTGCCCGAGCCCTCTCAGGCCATGGGGGGCACGGATGGCGATGCCCTGGTCATCCACGCTCAGAAGCAACCAGCACAGCCCAGCCGGCCCAGTGTTCCCAATACTGAGACCATTTCCATGGAAAAGTGGACAGTCCCAAGAGATGGCCCAGAACCATTCCGAACCGCGAGGCCTCCCCCTCCGCCTGCCCGGGGACCTGAGCATCATCTGCGGAAAAAGGAAGGCCACAGGCCCGGGGAGTAGCACGAGCCACGGATTACCGTCCCCGACCGGTCGGCCGAGACCACGTACCTCACGTCTTCCAGCTTCTTGGTGATGACCGAACCGACGGACGAGAAGGCCGCCGAGGCCTTCTGGCCAGCCTGAGACAGCGTTTCGGACGTCCTCTTGTACCTGAAGGTACCCGGGAAGAGAAGcatgaagggagaggaggtggggggagggaggacgcGGGCCAGCCTGCATCAGGCTCCCCTTCCACCCAGGGCAACCAAAGGCAGCCCCCCGCCGGGGACGTACGCGGTGGTGGCGGTCACGTCCTGCCAGGCCTCGGAGAGGTTCTGCCGCAGCTCCTGCAGCGAGCTGACCCCCAGTTGCCTCTTGATGTCCGCCAGCCGCTTCTCCTTGGCCGCCAGCACCTGAGAGAGCGTctggatctcctcctccacctggccagGCGCAGCGGCGGTCAGTGAGGTCAGGGCACTGGCACCGCGACCGGGGCACAGGGACCGGCgccgggcaggggcaggggcagggaagttGCCCACCGACCATCATGGCGGCACAGGGGGAGATGCTCTATGCCCTGGGACGCCCCACCAGCTCAGTCACAGTCCCTTCTCATAGGGGCCGACTGCCCCAGCAGAAACAGTGAGGCTTGGAGGGGCTGGACTCAGGGCCTGGAATCAGCCTCGACTGAGCGGCCCAGCCCCGTTGCCTGGGCttgggctgggggaggatggagggctgGGATGGGAGCGGGGGGGTGGGGCCGGGCCGGACCGGGGAACCCGGACCCCAAGGCCCGTCACCTTGGCGAGttccttcctcagctcctcctgctcctgctgcgaCAGGGTCTCGCCGGCCCCGACGGAGGCAGCCgcgtcttctccctcctccaggagcgATTCGGTCCTCAACAGgtctggggatggggatgggggtcaGGCAGACCAGGGGGCAGGGGCCTGCCAAGAGGGGCGGTGATGCCGCCTACCCCCCTTGCCCTGCCCCGAGCTATCCCTGGGCTCCTCCTAACCAACCAGGGCATCAGtctggcaggggtggggtggggagggcgatCCCGGGAAAAGAGGCACCTGCCAGCCGTTGCCCCGGTAACTGAGCTGAGCCTGTCACCAGGGAAGCCTGGAgtatttgggggcggggggccggaatGTCCGAGGGGCAGGACGAGGCAGGCCCAAGCTGGGGGCTGGCTAGTTGGTGTCCATCCTGCTcggtggaagggaggaaggggccgCCCTGACCGATGAACCGGGACTGCAGCGTCCGTCCCCGGGGACCCCCGCTCCTCACCCCGGCGACACCCATCCTGCCGCCCCAGGAGCCGCCCTTCCCCGCCACTTCCTGAGCAGTACGAGGAGAATCGAAGCCCGTGTACTTTGGCCTCGGGGTCCAGCCCAGccctgtgggaggaggggggccctTCCCAGCCTCCAGCAAGGTTGTGTTCTAAGAGGCAGGAGCCAAGGGAGGCCTTGAGACGGTGCGAGGCCGTGAGGTTTGCCAGCTCGGGACCAGCCAAAGTCCGGCCACCTGGAGCCGCCCCGGCCCGGAGACTGCTTCCTCCCCTCGGCTCCTGGGCCTCGCCGGGGACGCTACGGCCAGAATGTCCCCGCCACCACCCCGTCCGGTGACCCACACCGCTGATTCTCCCGAGGTGACCCGGCACAGGCCGTCCCACACCCCCAgattctcttctctccatcccacaTCCCTGACCCCCCAAAAGTGACCCAGTACAGATCATTccagactctcccccagtgacccagcatggcccatccaacacccttgactcatccctctccatcccagactcTCCCCTAGCACGCAGCGGCCCACACCCCCGcgacccccctttccctccccgacTCCCCCAGAGTGACAAGGCATGGGGCGCTCGCCCTCCTGGGCCAGAAATCCAGCACCCCCTCAGTCCCGGAGACAGGGCAGGTCGGGGTGGAAGGTCAGCTGGGGGCAGAGGATGGAAAAAGTGTTTCTACTGAAGCAGGAGGGATCGCGGTGGGACGCAAGGCAGAACCACCCAGATGGTCAGGGGGACAGATCCAGGAATGGGCTGCCCAGGGAGGGGTGGAGatctgcgagaagcagcgtggcttagtggaaaatgcaagggcttgggagtcagaggtcgtgggttctaatctctgctctgccacttgtcagctgtgtgactttgggcaagtcactgaacgtctctgggcctcggttccctcacctgtaaaatggggatgaagactgtgaacccaacgtgggacaacctgatcaccttgtatctaccccagtgcttagaacggtgcttggcacgtagtaagtgcttaacgaataccatcatttttattattatgtagggcagacactgctgcctggaggcagggggctggaccagttGGCCCCTGGGATCGATTCCACAGCCAACAGCCCCAGCCGGCCAAGGGTCGCCGGGGCACGTGGACGCTGCAGGTGGGTGGCACCCACCGCACCCGGGCCCCGCAAGCCCAGAGGGAAGCCTGAAGGCCACGGCCCGTTCCtccgagggggaggggaggcggccAAGCAGGTCCGCCCGGTTTCTCCACTGCCACGAGTCCCGaggtgggcgggagggaggggcgggggtggcgGCAGGGCCATCGTGGAGATCTTGCTCCAGCCCCGCgggccctccccgtccccccgcactCCGAGCCCACTGTACACCCACCCCCACGCCGGCCTGGGGTCGGGGCAGGTGCCCGTCAGCCGTGAAGGCTGGGGTCCCTCCCACACCGACccgtccctcctctgcccccagcctCCACTCCCAGGACTCtaccgggcgggcgggcggtcagGCGGGCAGGCAGGTGGTCTGGGCAAGGGACTCAGGTGAGCTTGGGACACAGATGGAAGGGCAGGCCGTTCGAGTGGGGAGCCTGTCGGTGCcccggatggacagatggatggcaCACCCACCCGCCGTGCCACGGCCGAGGACCAGGCAGCCCTGCGGTGCCCCGACACCAGGCCTCAGCCTCCCCCAACCCGCACTGTgcgggaatggggaaggggccggggagagggagcTGTCTAGGCTGGTCCCGGACGTGATCCTGGCCCCGGCCTGGCCCCCTCTCACTCAGAAACCCCCAAAGCCTCGGGTCGCTCCTGCCAAAATGCCCAGCAGTGCCCGGGCGAGGACCTGGGGTGAGGCTGGAAAGACTGGCCCAGAAAATGCCCGAGGATAGCCTTGCTTCCCAGCGCAGAAAGCCACCAAATCTGGCCCCGAGGGCCCCGGCTGATCCCCGTGCTCTGCCTGGCCCTCCATCTCCAACCAACCCTCGGCCTTGGCCGGGTCCCAGAATGATTTCTGGAAAGAGGCCTGGGCCTGTGGGCTCTTCCTTGAGAAGATACTGGAAGGGCAGAGAGCGGTGGCGGTCACTGAGCCTCGTTTGGAGCCCGGATCCTGACCA encodes:
- the TPD52 gene encoding tumor protein D52 isoform X1 encodes the protein MDGGGRDLLRTESLLEEGEDAAASVGAGETLSQQEQEELRKELAKVEEEIQTLSQVLAAKEKRLADIKRQLGVSSLQELRQNLSEAWQDVTATTAYKRTSETLSQAGQKASAAFSSVGSVITKKLEDVRAQALAPSFSIRSIQHSISMPAMRNSPTFKSFEEKVETLKSKVGGPKPGGGDFGEVLNSTANASAPPPEPLPEQPPEHQ
- the TPD52 gene encoding tumor protein D52 isoform X2 — translated: MDGGGRDLLRTESLLEEGEDAAASVGAGETLSQQEQEELRKELAKVEEEIQTLSQVLAAKEKRLADIKRQLGVSSLQELRQNLSEAWQDVTATTAYKRTSETLSQAGQKASAAFSSVGSVITKKLEDVRNSPTFKSFEEKVETLKSKVGGPKPGGGDFGEVLNSTANASAPPPEPLPEQPPEHQ